The genomic interval TCCACACCTTACTGTTAAAGAAAATCTGGAGATTGCTCCTAAAATGGTAAAGAATGAAACAAAAGAAATAATCCAGAAACGCAGCAGTGAGATTCTGCAAAAGGTTGGTCTTTCTGATCGTGCAACAGCTTACCCTGCCAATCTTTCGGGCGGTCAAAAACAGCGAGTAGCGATTGCTCGAGCACTTATGATGAACCCTGAAATCTTGCTATTTGATGAACCAACTTCGGCATTGGATCCAGAATTGACCGGCGAAGTATTACAGGTAATGAAGGATTTGGCTGAAGAGCACATGACGATGATTGTAGTGACACATGAGATGGGATTCGCGAAGGAAGTGGCAAATAAGGCCATTTTCATGGACGATGGAGAAATTATCGAATCTGGGCATCCAGATGAATTATTTATAAATCCTCAATTTGACAGAACAAAAGCATTTTTAAGCAAAAGTTTAAAATAATTCGTGCCATTGCTATTGACTACATTCATAAAATATTAAATGGAAAATAGGGTGTTTTAAAAAATCGTTTTTACGAATTTTTAAGACACCCTTCTTTACTGATGGTAATTCTAGTGAGCTACAAACTGCATTTTGACAAATTCTAATCGCTAAGGTTTCCACCTTCTGTAATCGAAGAAAACCACAATGAAGACAACAAGATACGTATTATTTCTTTTTAATCAATTGAACAGTATTAAATCTTTATAGATTAGAGAACAGTTATTTTAAGAGTTTTAGTTTTTAGCACATTAAGAATGATTCCATTTGATATTTTATAATTTTTAAGTTAATTTTGACTAATTTTCAAATTCCTCCTTTAGTGTCAATTTTTTATTTAACCTAGGAATATACATGACTAGGAAGGCGGATCGTCCAATAGTATAAACGATGAAAGCAAGCCATAGACCATGATTATGCCAGACAGGGGTTGCTGTAACTTGTAGGATGATAAAGACAATCATTGCGTAAATCATCGAGTTTCGAACGGGAGCAATTTCAGTGGCTCCTGTAAAGACACCGTAAATGATAAGGCCAAAACAAGCAACAAAAGGGTAAATAATAAGCCAAGCACCATACTTGGTCGAAAGTTCAATTACACTAGGTAAATTCGTAAAAAGTCCAATAATCTGTTCTTGAAATAATCCATAGGCACAAGCGATGATAAGAGCAATAATTATCGACCATTGCCAAGATAAAGTAAGTGTTTTTTTATATAGTTTTTCGTCATTTGATCCTACCGCTTTCCCTACTAGAATACTAGAGGCGTTCGCAAATCCATCAAAGAAATAAGCCATTATGTAATGAATTTGAAATAATACAGCATTGGCAGCAAGAAATTCTGTTCCAAACGAAGCGCCTTTTGCTGTAAACATATTAAAAACGACTAATAAACAAATTGTTCGAATAAACAAATCCTTGTTAACATGAAACATCTTTTTCATAGACTGTGTATCTATAAGCGCATGAATGGATGGTATTTTCCATTTAAAAGGTAATATTCTCCACACAATGATTATTCCTATTAAGAAAGCTGTGATTTCAGCAATCAAGGTGGCCATAGCGACCCCTTTTACGGCAAAAGAAAAGCCATGAACAAAAAGTATGGCCAAGATCATATTTAACATATTCATTAACACTTGTAAAAATAAAGCTTCTTTAATCTTGTCCATCCCCATTAACCAACCAAGAATAACGTAGTTCATCAAAGTGAATGGAGCTCCCCAAATTCGAATCCGAAAATATTCAGCTGCAAACTGACTTACATCAGAATCAGGTGCAATCAATGTAAGAGCCGAATATTCGATTGGCCATTGTAAGAAAATAAAACACAGGCCTACAAGTAGGGCTAATAAAAAGGGACGAGATAAAGCAAGAACTTCTTGAACTGAATCGCTTGCCCCGTTAGCTTGTGCGGCAAAAGCAGATGTGCTGACCCGTAAAAACCCGAATACCCAATACAAAGTATTAAAAATAAGGGTCCCAACAGCAACACCGCCAATATAAGCTGGATCAGGCAGTTGCCCGACCACGGCTGTATCTACAGCCCCTAATAAGGGCTGTGTCATCGTTGAGATCGTTAGAGGTATCGCTAAAGCAAGATATGTACGATGATTCATCCGACTCTCCTCCTTGTAAATTAAAAATAATTCTTTTTCTAAAAGATTGTTAGTTTTAAAAAGGTTCTTTAAACAAAAAACGTTTAAGTTGATTGGAACGGATATGCGAGACTCATGCGGGACAGGTGAGACTCATGCAGGCGCTGTGCGCCGAGGAGGCTCACAGCCCGCCCCGCGGAAAGCGAGCATCCTGGAGCGGAAATCAACCATACCCAATAATATTTCCATAGCAACAAAGTTTGCGAAAAAAGCCTTAAAAACAAAAGCCCCGATTATATGAATGAAATCGAGGCATTAGAATAAATACGTTTCAATTAAGTTTGGCTAACCCTTGTTCGAATCGAACGAAAACGTGGGTGCTCAGCAAGTATAGATCCTCGCATCTCTTTTACGACAGGATGTTCTGAAGTGAAAAACTCCTCTTTTGAATCGAAATGCTCGACTAATTCTCCTTTTTCTAGTACACCAACTGTATCACTAATCGTATAGGCAGCTTTAATATCATGGGTAATAAAGAAATAAGATAACCCGAAGTCTTCTTTTAGCTCCTTTAGTAATTCTAAAATAAGTGTTTGGTTAACCATATCGAGACTACTAACAGATTCGTCTAGAACAATTAGCTTTGGTTTGAGGGAGATCGCTCTTGCAATATTAATCCTCTGCAATTGTCCGCCGCTGAATTGGTGCGGGTATTTTTTTAAGTCCTCTTCACTCAGTCCAACCCTTTCCAATAATTCTACAATGGTCCGTTTTAGTTCAGCAATAGTAAGCTTTTCATAGTTTTCTAAAGGCTCTGCAATAATCCGTTCGGCTGTCATGCGGGGATTGACTGATGAGTATGAATCCTGAAAGACAGCTTGAATATCGCGACGGATTTTTTGCCGAGTATGTTTATCTGCAGTATAAATATCATGGCCTTGAAACAGAATTTTTCCATTTTGTGGTCGTTCCATACCAAGAATCACTTTTCCTAAAGTACTTTTACCGGCCCCGCTCGTACCAAGCATTCCTAAGCATGTACCTTCCTCAATCGCAAGCGAAATATCAGAAAGTACTTTTTTAGGGCGACCTTTCCAGTTTAAAAACGTTCGGGATCCATAGCTATGAGTGACTTCTTTTACTTGTAATAAACTCATTTGTTCACTCCTGTAAAGTGAGACTTCATTCAGTGGGGGTTTTTTTCATCCCCCACTGAATGGTAGCGAAACTTATCGGATCTTTACGGGCAGTTTACCCTCACCTATCTTTTTTGCTACTTTATAAATTCTTGAATCTTGGTAAGGGACTTACTGCCCGTTAAGAATGGGGTAAATACCTATCATTAGGCTAAGCCAAATGGATGATAGATCCATCTAAATGTATTAGTGAGCGTGCATTTAGTAGTTTCTTCGTATACTCATGCTGCGGCTCATCAAATAGCTGAAACACATCCGCTTTTTCTACAATCCTGCCATTCTTCATAACGGCTACTTCATCTGCCATTTCCGAAATGACTCCGAGATCATGGGATATTAAAAGAATAGCTGAACCATATTCAGAGCGAATTTTATCTAAGTGGTACAGCACTTTCTTCTGATTATTGACGTCAAGTGCGGTAGTTGGTTCATCAGCAATAATAACGGCTGGATGTAAGCAGGCTGCAATGGCAATCATCACCCGTTGCAGCATGCCGCCACTCAATTGAAAAGGATACGATTTTAATAGGTTAGCAGGATTGGGTAAGTTCACATGCTGCATTGCCTCGATGGCAAGCTCTGTTGCTTGTTTTTTATTCCATTGCGTATGAGAACGAATGGTTTCGATAAATTGATGGCCGATCGTAAAAACAGGTGTAAAAGCATTCATCGGATTTTGCATTATAAAGGCAATATCCTTGCCACGGATCTTCCGCATTTCTTTATCGGCTAAACCGTTCAATTCACGTCCTTGTAATGTTATACTCCCATCAATCGTTGTCGTTTTCCGATCAAGAAGTTGAAAAATGGACATACTTGTAACAGTTTTACCGCATCCACTTTCCCCAACTAGACCAAGTACACGTCCAGGCTTTAGTTCAAAATTTATCTCTTGAACAAGCGGGGTAACACCATCTTTTGTTTTTACCTGTACATGTAAATCTTTCACTTGTAACACATTCGACTGTTCTGCACCCAATATTCTCATCCCTTTTTAAAATCTACGTTTGACACCGTACCGTTCAGATAACGCTTCTCCTAGTAAATTGAATGTAACAATAACGAGCATAATGATCAAACCTGGATAAAGCATTAATTCTGGATTTGTCCGAATATACGATTTCCCTTCGTGAATCATCGCTCCCCATTCAGGTGTAGGGGGTTGCACTCCTAGTCCTAGAAACGACATGGCGGATATATCCATAATGGCCCAGCCCATTTCTAATGTACCCATGACGACAAGTGGAGGGAGTACATTTGGGACAATATGATTTTTAATAATCTTCCATTGAGAAGAGCCGCTTATTTTCGCAGCTGCAATAAAGTTTTGTTCTTTCAGACTAAGGACCATTCCTCGGAACATTCTTGCATAGTAGACCCATTGCACAAGCATCAACGCGATGATCACTTGTGTAAGTCCAGGTCCGAATATGCCAACAAGTCCAAGAATAAGGATAAGACTTGGAAAAGCCATGACACCATCGCAAAACCTCATCAATACATGATCAACAAGGCCGCCCTTATACCCTGAAAAGGTTCCAACAAGTAAACCAATGAGTATGGATGAAAGAAAGATTAGCATCGCAAAACCTAATGAAAGGCGCGCCCCATATAAAATACGCGATAGATTACATCTTCCTAAATGATCCGTTCCTAATGGATAAGCCCAAGAAGGAGGATGAAGTTTATAAGCTAAGTTGACAGCAATAGGATCATTGGGTGCAATCCATGGAGCAAAGATAGCAATGATAACAAGAATACTTAATATAATCGAGCATATGGGAATAACTTTTTGACTTCTGAATATCTTAGGTAAACTTATAATCATTGCTGCTGCCCTTCTTTCCTGGAAATGCGCGGGTCAATATACATTTGAATTAAATCAACAAGTAAGTTACTTAAAATAAATAAGCTGGCTGCAATCAGCACATAACATTGAATGACTGGTATATCACGATTAAAAATAGCTTCAATAAAATAACGACCAAACCCTGGCCAAGAAAAAACTGCTTCCACGATGATTGTTCCAGTCAGTAATTTCCCAAGATTCATCCCAAGACCAGTAATCATCGGGGAAATGGCAATCCTTAAGACATGCTTGGCCATAATCGTTTTTTCGTTAATTCCTCTTGTCCTGGCAAATAGCACATATGGCTGTTGCAAATTTTCAAGAACACTCGCACGTAACAATCTTGTATAGATTGCAATTAAAGGCAGGGCCAGTGTAACGGAAGGCAGAACAAGATGCTGCCATGTCCCAATTCCTTCAACTGGAAAAAGGTCAAGTTTAACAGAAAAGAAAAAAATGAAAAGATAACCGAGCCAAAAAGACGGAATCGATGCCCCTAAAAACGAGAGAATCCGGCTAAAATGGTCGATTACACTATTTTTCTTTACTCCAGCAAGGAAGCCTAGCGGGATACTCACTAGTACAGCTATGACGATACTTCCTAGAGCAAGCTGAAAGGTAGCCGGTAATCTCAATGTAACCTCATCCAAAACAGGCTTATTCGAAACATAAGATATGCCAAAATCAAGTTGGCATATCTTCATAATAGAGTTTACATATTGAATGAGGAATGGTTGATCTAAACCAAACTCATGTCTTTTTTGCTCCAAAATCTCATCAGTCGGTTGAATATGGGCGGCTGCTAAGTAGGCCTCAGCCGGGTCTACCGGTGAAAGGTGAATCATTCCAGTTGTAAGAAATGTAGCTAAGAGAAAAACCGGAATAATAGATATCAATCGTTTAAAAATATAGGTGCCCATGAAAGCCTCCTGCTACTTACTGCTCGATGCTAATTCCCGTGAATGGATGTTCGTCACGATTAGCCGGGAAAGTAAAATTAGTAACATCCTTTTGATAAATGGCTGTTTTCTTAACATAAGAGATCGGAATAATTGCTCCCTGATCTTGGATTGATGTTAAGATAGACGAGTAAAGCTGCTGGCGTTTTTCCTCATCTGTTGTTTTCGGAACCTCGGCGATTTGTTTCATTAATTCGTCTTTGTTCGGATATGCTGATATCGCCTCATTAAATCCAAATCCTTTTGACAAAACAATGTTTAAGAAAGTATGAGGATCATAAGGAGCTCCATAGTTACTAAAGAAATTAATATCAAATTTATTATCTTTAAATCTCTGAATTTGCTCCGTTAATTCAACCCCAACAATGTTTAATTTCACACCAATGGCTCCCCACTCAGCTTGCAGCGTTTCTGCCATTGTTTTTTGAATCGATTCTGCTGAATCATACATCAACTCGACTTCAAGAGTCTGTCCATCTTTTTCACGAACCGTTTTTCCTTTAGGAAGCGTCCACCCTGCTTCATCTAATAACGATTTTGCTTTTTCTACATCATAATCAATGACCTTAGCGTCATTGCCTTTCGTATAAGGGAGGTTTGTCGGTAAAATATAATCTGCTTTTTCCTCGTAACCAGATGTAATCCCTTCAACAAGTGCTTCTTTATTAAAACCATAATGTAGCGCTTGACGTACCCGTTCATCGGAAAGCTGTTCTTTCGTTGAATTGATGACAAGCTGTCTTGTCGCAACTGGTTCTGAAATGCTAGTTTCATAATCTCCAGTAGACTCCAATTGTTTGAAAGCATCTAAACTGATCACACCTTCTCCGTAAATAAGGTCTAGCTCACCTTTTTCAAAAGCAAGTACCCGCGTTTCCGCATCAGGAATGACTTTCACTTGGATTTTCTCTTCTTTTGGAAGTTCACCCCAATAATTTTCATTGCGTTTGAAAATAGCATATTCATCAGCTTTATACTCTTCCAAAACCCATGGACCTGTACCGATTGGTTCAACGACACCTTTTGAGGTATCACCATCTTCAGGGAATCCAGCTTCACCTAAGAATCGAACTGGTCGAACAACTGCCAACTCCTGAATCGTTGGATAATATGGTTCAGTTAATGTCAGTTTAAACGTATTTTCGTCGATTACATCCGTTCGACCAACTTTCGAAATGAAACCTAACCAACTATGTATTTCAACATTTTTCAAAATCGTATCAAAATTCTTTTTCACAATTTCTGCAGTAAAGCTTGTTCCGTCGGAAAATTTCACATCTTGACGCAAATGAAACGTGTATACTTTCCCGTCTTCAGAAATTTCCCATGACTCAGCTAGATGTGGTTTTAGTTCGCCACCCTCTTGGTAGCTTACTAACGGTTCATACACCATCGATTGAGCAAATAATTGTGAAGGATTATAAATATGAGGATTCATTTCGCCTACATCTCTCGGCCAAGCTATCTTTAGCATATTGTCCTCATCGCTTTTCGGTGCAGATCCATTAGTTGCATTTGTGCAACCAAGTAATACCATTGATAATAATAAAATAAATGCAGTAATAGATATTATTTTTCGACTATTTCTTCCATTATACATAGTGTGTTTCCTCCTACTTGCTGATGATAATCATTTTCAATTGTAATCAGTGTGCCTGATCTTGTCAATCTAATGTCAGAAACTTTCGAAAGGTTATTTTATACAAATTAACTCTTTCCAGCTGGATTATTTAGATTCCTTTTGGAATATCTTATTGTAAAATAACGATTCCTTTATTTCGTTTTTAAACAGAAAACACTCATAACCCCGTTCTAACATTTTAAGAAAGGGGTTTATGAGTGTTTTCTGTTATATGGTAATATGTCACTATCGTATTAAGCTGCATAATTTCGCACCCAATATTTGAGTAACTTTAAATGTCTTATAATAGTTGAGTGTAATAGGAATTTGAATTTGTCCTTTGTTCTTCAATCGTTCCCAACAATGCATAAGGATCAGACAATAAGCTCAATTTTATTATTAATCTTCACAAACTTGAATAAATGCTCTCATATAATCTGGTAAATCAGGTGGACGTCTACTTGAAATTAAATGTCCATCAACTACAACTGCTTCATCTAGCCATTTTGCTCCAGCATTCTCCATATCATCGCGAATTCCTGGTGTGCTTGTTACTGTTTTGCCTTCTAGTATTTTGGCAGAGATTAGGACCCAGCCTGCATGGCAGATTTGACCGATTGGTTTTTTTCTTTCTTCCATGTGTTGAACGATATCAATTACTTCTTGAAAGCGTCGAAGCTTGTCAGGAGCCCAGCCGCCTGGTACAAGTAATGCATCATAATCATTCGGATCAACATCTTTAAAGGCAAAATCAGATGTTGCAGGGACACCATATTTTCCTTTATATGTATAGCCCGCATCTTCACCGACTAAATCCACGATTGCACCTTCTTCGCGTAAACGGTGAATTGGATACCATAGCTCTAAGTCCTCAAAATCCTCATGGACAAAGCTTAAAACCTTTTTACCTGTTAATTTCATCTAGTTTCCCTCCATTTCTTCTTTTACAATACCTTACCTAAGTATGTCATACAATAACTCTGCTTACTTAAACTTATTAGGCTCTTTTGCATAAAGTTCTATAAATCCGCAGCTAGGACATACATAGCAAGGACTGATCGCACTCATTGTTTGGGCGTTTGGTTTTTCTTCAGCTTTGTATATTCGAAACGGAAAACTGTCTAGACTCGCTTCGACCATTACCGTGTTACATTTCGAACAGTTATTCTCCATCATACCATCCCCTAATGATCATGTGTTATTTATATGTAATTATCCATGTTTGTGGATTATCCTTCTTATTGATCAGCAAATAATAAAACCATATACGCACAAACCGTATATGGCTTTTTAATAATCCAACTCAATTAATAAACTAGCAGTATGCTCGTCCGTTATTAATACATTTGCATATTTCCCTTTTAATGCACCGTAAATAGCTTCCAGCTTTTTAGGTCCGCCTGCTACTAAAATCGACCTTTCTTTTTTAACAAGTTCGTGAAGCTCGATTCCAATCGTCCGATTGTTTAAATTTTCCACACAAATGTCACCGTTTTTATCAAAAAATCGCGAGCAAATTTCTCCAGCTGCTTTCGATTGGATAAGGTGTTGGTCTTCTTTTGTGAAATATTCTGCTTGTAATAATGCGGAGTCCACTACAGGTGTTCCTACACTAAAAATAGCAATATTGGCTTGTTTACCTAAATCGAGTATTTTACGTATATGCCGATCGGCTTCAATTGCCTGCTTTACAACGATATGGTCCACAATTGCTGGCAGAGGCAGTAGAAAGGTTTGTGTATTAAAGGCTTCACCAAATAAGTGAATAATTTCAGAAGCATATGTTTTAGCTTCAGAATGATTGACACCGCCATTGAGCTGAACAACCGTTGTATGACTAATTGGCGTTTGTTTAAGCTGTGTTGCTACCTCATAAACAGTGGTTCCCCATGAAGTAGCAATGATATCATGGTCTTTTACTACTTTGTTTAAATAGTCTGCTGCTACTTCT from Metabacillus sediminilitoris carries:
- a CDS encoding type 1 glutamine amidotransferase domain-containing protein, with product MKLTGKKVLSFVHEDFEDLELWYPIHRLREEGAIVDLVGEDAGYTYKGKYGVPATSDFAFKDVDPNDYDALLVPGGWAPDKLRRFQEVIDIVQHMEERKKPIGQICHAGWVLISAKILEGKTVTSTPGIRDDMENAGAKWLDEAVVVDGHLISSRRPPDLPDYMRAFIQVCED
- the nikC gene encoding nickel ABC transporter permease subunit NikC, whose protein sequence is MIISLPKIFRSQKVIPICSIILSILVIIAIFAPWIAPNDPIAVNLAYKLHPPSWAYPLGTDHLGRCNLSRILYGARLSLGFAMLIFLSSILIGLLVGTFSGYKGGLVDHVLMRFCDGVMAFPSLILILGLVGIFGPGLTQVIIALMLVQWVYYARMFRGMVLSLKEQNFIAAAKISGSSQWKIIKNHIVPNVLPPLVVMGTLEMGWAIMDISAMSFLGLGVQPPTPEWGAMIHEGKSYIRTNPELMLYPGLIIMLVIVTFNLLGEALSERYGVKRRF
- the nikD gene encoding nickel import ATP-binding protein NikD, producing the protein MGAEQSNVLQVKDLHVQVKTKDGVTPLVQEINFELKPGRVLGLVGESGCGKTVTSMSIFQLLDRKTTTIDGSITLQGRELNGLADKEMRKIRGKDIAFIMQNPMNAFTPVFTIGHQFIETIRSHTQWNKKQATELAIEAMQHVNLPNPANLLKSYPFQLSGGMLQRVMIAIAACLHPAVIIADEPTTALDVNNQKKVLYHLDKIRSEYGSAILLISHDLGVISEMADEVAVMKNGRIVEKADVFQLFDEPQHEYTKKLLNARSLIHLDGSIIHLA
- a CDS encoding sugar-binding transcriptional regulator, giving the protein MENDRLNKIIEVARLYYQLDYSQQEIAKKLDVSRPTVSRLLKQAKDTGIVEIKINNPLETGAVLTERLKEKFGLKEVVVASVPDYEHASIKRHLGEVAADYLNKVVKDHDIIATSWGTTVYEVATQLKQTPISHTTVVQLNGGVNHSEAKTYASEIIHLFGEAFNTQTFLLPLPAIVDHIVVKQAIEADRHIRKILDLGKQANIAIFSVGTPVVDSALLQAEYFTKEDQHLIQSKAAGEICSRFFDKNGDICVENLNNRTIGIELHELVKKERSILVAGGPKKLEAIYGALKGKYANVLITDEHTASLLIELDY
- the nikE gene encoding nickel import ATP-binding protein NikE, which encodes MSLLQVKEVTHSYGSRTFLNWKGRPKKVLSDISLAIEEGTCLGMLGTSGAGKSTLGKVILGMERPQNGKILFQGHDIYTADKHTRQKIRRDIQAVFQDSYSSVNPRMTAERIIAEPLENYEKLTIAELKRTIVELLERVGLSEEDLKKYPHQFSGGQLQRINIARAISLKPKLIVLDESVSSLDMVNQTLILELLKELKEDFGLSYFFITHDIKAAYTISDTVGVLEKGELVEHFDSKEEFFTSEHPVVKEMRGSILAEHPRFRSIRTRVSQT
- a CDS encoding amino acid ABC transporter ATP-binding protein; protein product: MAIIKVSNLKKSYGELEVLKKISFEVNKNDVVAVIGPSGSGKSTMLRSLIHLEEINGGSINVSDEYLVKDGIYSKPQEIKHITSKMGMVFQHFNLFPHLTVKENLEIAPKMVKNETKEIIQKRSSEILQKVGLSDRATAYPANLSGGQKQRVAIARALMMNPEILLFDEPTSALDPELTGEVLQVMKDLAEEHMTMIVVTHEMGFAKEVANKAIFMDDGEIIESGHPDELFINPQFDRTKAFLSKSLK
- a CDS encoding MATE family efflux transporter yields the protein MNHRTYLALAIPLTISTMTQPLLGAVDTAVVGQLPDPAYIGGVAVGTLIFNTLYWVFGFLRVSTSAFAAQANGASDSVQEVLALSRPFLLALLVGLCFIFLQWPIEYSALTLIAPDSDVSQFAAEYFRIRIWGAPFTLMNYVILGWLMGMDKIKEALFLQVLMNMLNMILAILFVHGFSFAVKGVAMATLIAEITAFLIGIIIVWRILPFKWKIPSIHALIDTQSMKKMFHVNKDLFIRTICLLVVFNMFTAKGASFGTEFLAANAVLFQIHYIMAYFFDGFANASSILVGKAVGSNDEKLYKKTLTLSWQWSIIIALIIACAYGLFQEQIIGLFTNLPSVIELSTKYGAWLIIYPFVACFGLIIYGVFTGATEIAPVRNSMIYAMIVFIILQVTATPVWHNHGLWLAFIVYTIGRSAFLVMYIPRLNKKLTLKEEFEN
- the nikA gene encoding nickel ABC transporter substrate-binding protein produces the protein MYNGRNSRKIISITAFILLLSMVLLGCTNATNGSAPKSDEDNMLKIAWPRDVGEMNPHIYNPSQLFAQSMVYEPLVSYQEGGELKPHLAESWEISEDGKVYTFHLRQDVKFSDGTSFTAEIVKKNFDTILKNVEIHSWLGFISKVGRTDVIDENTFKLTLTEPYYPTIQELAVVRPVRFLGEAGFPEDGDTSKGVVEPIGTGPWVLEEYKADEYAIFKRNENYWGELPKEEKIQVKVIPDAETRVLAFEKGELDLIYGEGVISLDAFKQLESTGDYETSISEPVATRQLVINSTKEQLSDERVRQALHYGFNKEALVEGITSGYEEKADYILPTNLPYTKGNDAKVIDYDVEKAKSLLDEAGWTLPKGKTVREKDGQTLEVELMYDSAESIQKTMAETLQAEWGAIGVKLNIVGVELTEQIQRFKDNKFDINFFSNYGAPYDPHTFLNIVLSKGFGFNEAISAYPNKDELMKQIAEVPKTTDEEKRQQLYSSILTSIQDQGAIIPISYVKKTAIYQKDVTNFTFPANRDEHPFTGISIEQ
- the nikB gene encoding nickel ABC transporter permease subunit NikB, yielding MGTYIFKRLISIIPVFLLATFLTTGMIHLSPVDPAEAYLAAAHIQPTDEILEQKRHEFGLDQPFLIQYVNSIMKICQLDFGISYVSNKPVLDEVTLRLPATFQLALGSIVIAVLVSIPLGFLAGVKKNSVIDHFSRILSFLGASIPSFWLGYLFIFFFSVKLDLFPVEGIGTWQHLVLPSVTLALPLIAIYTRLLRASVLENLQQPYVLFARTRGINEKTIMAKHVLRIAISPMITGLGMNLGKLLTGTIIVEAVFSWPGFGRYFIEAIFNRDIPVIQCYVLIAASLFILSNLLVDLIQMYIDPRISRKEGQQQ